The following DNA comes from bacterium.
TTTTAGCATTTTTTTACAGAAAAAAAATTTATGAAAATTTTATTTCTTTTTTAACAGGATTATTTCTTCCTTTATTGTTTTTTGTATATGTTATTTTAAAAGGATATCCTGAGAGTATTGATTGTACAATCTTCTATCCATTATACTGGTCAAAAAAGGAATCAAAAACATTTCTTGAGTTTATTTTAAATTTAAAGACCTATTTAAAAAATAGTCCACTTGTACAGCTGTTTATATTGTTTTTAATTTTGCTTTTTCAAAAAGAGAAAAGATTAAAAATGGAAATAATAATTTTTGTTTTTATTTCTCTACTTATTATTTTTAAAACACCTGCTTCCCATCCACATTATGGACTTATCTTTTTTATTCCAGTAGTTCTTGCTTTAATATACTTATTAAACAATTTACAGCACAAAAAAATTATTATTTTTACTCTTATCTTTCTCACTTTAATACCCGCAAAATACATATACTTAAAAATAAAAGATTCTTTAAAAGCATTAAAAATTATTTTTATAGATAAAGATTTCCGATGCGCTTCTTCTCCTGTTGCCTTTATAATAATTAACAATTTAAAAGACGGAGAAACTTTCATTATGAATGCACCGGACCCTACTGTTTACTTTTTAACAAGAACAAAAAGTCCCATTAGATTTATTAATTTTGATTATTACATAGATGAATATTATAAAGAGGAACTAAAAAAAGAAATAAGGGAAAATCCACCAGATTACATTTATTGGGACAGACCAATTTCAGAACTTGAAAGGATTTTCAGTTTAACAAAAAATGAATACTATCTTGAAAAAATATATAATAATCTATATAAGTTTAAACTGAAAAGGAAATTTTAATGGGACCAAAATACAGTTTTGGATTTTCAGACCATCTTTTAATTGAAATAGGTAATATTAACTTTTATCAGTTACATTTTGAAGCAAAAGCAATTGTGAAAGCATATGAAAAACTAAAAGATATAGCAGAAGAACTTGAGGTAAAACCACCTATTCCAAAAATGGCTGGATTCTGTTATCCTCATATTGCTTCACTCGGTGCTCATATTGAATTTCCAGCAGATGGAGAACCCAAACCATTTCCATTAATAAAAAACATTGAGAATATAGATAAATTAAAAGAACCAGAAGATTATTTAAGTGCTCCTTTAATACAGAAAAAGTTGAAGACATTATCGGAATTAAAAAAACTTGTTCCAGATACCCCAAATACAATAGGACATCTTTACGAAGGACCGATAACAACCGCTGTTTTACTTATGGGACAGGATTTTTTTCTGCTTGTATATGATAATCCTGAGAAAGCACATAAACTTTTAAATTTTACAGTTGAAAGTGCTTTAAATTATGCAAAAACGATATTAAATCATTTTGGAGATGATATAAAAGAAGGACCAAAAGGAATACCAGATGATTTTGCAGGTATTTTATCTCCAGAATTATTTTCTGAATTTGTTTTACCTTACTGGAATAAATTATATGAAGGATTGAAAGCAACTGAAAGACATCTGCACAGTGAACTATTGAAAGAAGAGCATTTGAAGTTTTTAAAAGAAGTTAAAATTGATGTTTTTGACCCATCAGCAGACCAGTATTTAAATGGAGAAATACTATCAAAAAAATGTCCATGCAGATTTACTTTAAAAATTCAATCCTGGGAAATTTTTAATTTATCTGAAGAAGAACTGGAAAAATTATATATAAAACTTGCAGGTTATAAACCAGAATGTATAGGTTTTTCAATGGAAAGATTGGTTGACTTACCCAAAATAAAAAGATTACTTAAAATAGCAAGAGAACTGGAAAAAGACTGTTTATGAAAAATTTTTTAAAAAAATTAAGAGTCAATTCTATACTGACACTTTTGAGTATTATATATTTTTTTATTACTTCTTTTCCACACAATCCTACATATAATCAGATGTTTATAGATAGTGGAATTTATGCATATATAGGACAGCAAATAAATAATGGAAAAATTTTGTATAAAGAAGTTTGGGATTATAAATTTCCAGCAATTTATTATATTTATGCTTTTCTTTTTAAAATTTTTACTGATACAAGATGGACATTATATTTTACAGATATTTTTTCAAGTATTATCATGTTAATTTTGCTTTTTCTTATACTGAAAAAATTTAAAATTGCAGAATTTTTTTGGATTGTTTCTTTTTTATTTATAACTGCTTATAGAATTTATGCTACATTTAGTGGCGGTAACCTTACAGAACATTTTTTTATTTTTTTACCATAATTTCTTTATTTATTTTATTTGAAAAACCAACAAAAATAGGGGATTTTATTCTGGGAAATTGTTTAATATGGATGTTGATGTTTAAACAACCTTATTCTCTGATTGTTTTGGTAATTTTTTTATTTTTTAAAGATAGAATTTTGAAAGGTGAGAAAAGTTTTTCATTTACGTATTCATTAAAGGTTTTCCAGAAAGTTTTGAAACATTTACTTTTCCATTTTATTTAGCAAAAACTTCAAATATCTCATCAAAAAACACACTTATAAATTTTTTAAATGATATAAATTACAGATTTAGAATTTTTTTATTTACAGGACCAGGAAAACAATTATTGATGTTTTTAATACCGGTATGTCTGGTAAAAGATAACTTAAAATTTTTATTTTTAAGTTTATTCGTAAGTTTAATATTCATTTATTTCTTTACTTTTGCTTTATATTCCCACTATATTCTTCTAGTAAATATCCCATTAATCATAGGAGCAATAATTTTAATAAAGAATTATCCTAAAAAACTGGTTATTTTTTCCCTCTTAGTTTGTTTTCTTTTACCTTTAAATTTGATAAGAAAAAGATTTTACCATTTTAATAGAAGTTTTTATAAATTTGTAATTTTAAAAGACCACAGAATAAATGTACATCCTCTTGTTTTTACAGTAATTAAGTATGTAAAGCCAAAAGAGACAATCTTTATGATTCCTGATTATTGTGAAGTTTACTTTATAACAAAAACTGAAAGTCCTTGGAAATTTTGTGGAATTGGTACTGACATTAAAGAATATTTTAAAAATGAATTAAGAAAATTGATAAGAGAAAAACCACCGGACTATTTCTATCTTGAAATTTCAATTAAAGATTTTGAAGACATTTTTCAACTTAAGCCAGATGAGTATCAATTAATACATTTAGAGAAAAATTTATTTAAATTTAAAATGTTGTCTTTTTAATAATACCTGCCAAATTCTTTACCTGCTTCATACATTACTTCAAAATGTAAAACAGGTGTTTCAGGAGCGCAATTATTTCCATCATGTAATATGAATTTTTTTCCTTTCATAACCCCTGATTCACAAAGATTTTTTACTGCCTCTCTAATTTTTTCAACAGGTCCATTTTTCAAAAGTACAGGTGAAATATTTCCTATTAAAAGCACATCTTCTCCAAGTTCTTCTCTTGTTTTTCCAAAATCAACAGGAAATCCAAGGTCAAATGTTTTTATATTTAGTTCTTCCTTCAATGTTTTTAAATGTCTCTGAACTCTTCCACAGATATGTATACTATTTGGTCCTCCTTTTGAAAACTCATTTAATAATTTTTGATGATATGGCATAACAAATTTTTTATACATATCAGTTGAAAGTAATTCAATACTGTCATCTGCGAACCCCCAGCCCTGCTGTGGATAAGATATACCAAGAAATTCACTTACTTTTTTAATTCTTCTAATTGTTTCATCTGTTATAAAAGAAAGTAAATCATGAATATATTGCGGGTCATCATAAAAATCAATCATTATTTCACTGGCACCCCTTAAATTACAAGCAACTGTTAAAGGTCCATCAGTTCCTAATCCAAAAATTCCTGTTTTCCCAACAGGAATACCTTCAAAATCAATTTTTTTTCTTTTTTCTTCAAGGTAATAATAGTGTTCAAGGGCAATTTTATAAACAGGGTTTTCAAAGACATCCGGGAGTTTCATTTTATAAAGTTTCTTTTTATCTTCTTTTAAAATTGGTAAAATAAAGGGCATATCATTTTCAGGGAAAACTACAGGACATCCAAAATACATTGCTTCATCACAGTTTAAATAATAAACATTTATACCATTCCATTCTTTTTCTGGATATCCCATAAATGAATCCTGGCAGACATTGAATCTTACCCATTTTTGAAAATTTAGTTCTACTTCCCATCTAACATCAGGGTTTTCAAAAAAATCTTTCCATGTATACTTCCATTTATTCAATTCAGAATTAAGTAAAATCATTCTTGAATTCATGGAAAAAGTTACAGGAACTCTTGATGGATTTTCACTTTTAAATTCTTCCCACAGTTTTTTTACTTCTTCATTATGTTTTTCAAAATCAATTTTTTTCTCAAGAATAAATTTGCTCATTTTCTCCCCTTTTTAAAAATTTTAGATATAAATTTTCATAATTTTCAACCATTTTTTCAAGTAAAAATTTTTTCTTTGCATAATTATAACCTGCTTCTCCAATAGTTTTACAAATCATATCATTTTTAAGCAACAATAAGATTTTTTCTTTTATTTCTTTTTTATTTTTAGGATTCACCAGAAACCCATTCTTTCCATCTTCTATTATTTCTTTTCCTCCACCTATTTCAGTACATATAACCGGTTTTTTGCACAACATCCCTTCAATTACAAGATTTGGCATACCTTCCCATAAGGAAATAAGAACCACTATATCTGAAATTTTTATCAAATCAGGTAGGTCTTCTCTATAGCCGGTAAATATAACATCCTTTTTTAAATCAAGTTTTTCAGTCAATTTAAATAGATTTTCTTTTTCATCACCCTCCCCTACTATTATGAATTTTACTTCTTTAATTTCTTTTTTGATGTCATTTGCGATATATAAAAATGTATCAAGGTTTTTTTCAAATGATAATCTTCCGCCAGTCAAAATGATTTTTTCATTTTTAATACCAAAATTTTTCTTTAATTCAATTTTTTCCTGTAATTTTTCATATTTTTCAATTTCTATACCATTATATATAACCTCAAATTTTTCTTTTTCTCCATCAATTTTCTGAATATAAATTTTTTTTACTTCTTCAGAATTACATATAATTTTATCAGTGAATCTTAAGAGAATTTTATCAATTAAAATATGATACCATTTTTT
Coding sequences within:
- a CDS encoding uroporphyrinogen decarboxylase family protein encodes the protein MGPKYSFGFSDHLLIEIGNINFYQLHFEAKAIVKAYEKLKDIAEELEVKPPIPKMAGFCYPHIASLGAHIEFPADGEPKPFPLIKNIENIDKLKEPEDYLSAPLIQKKLKTLSELKKLVPDTPNTIGHLYEGPITTAVLLMGQDFFLLVYDNPEKAHKLLNFTVESALNYAKTILNHFGDDIKEGPKGIPDDFAGILSPELFSEFVLPYWNKLYEGLKATERHLHSELLKEEHLKFLKEVKIDVFDPSADQYLNGEILSKKCPCRFTLKIQSWEIFNLSEEELEKLYIKLAGYKPECIGFSMERLVDLPKIKRLLKIARELEKDCL
- a CDS encoding uroporphyrinogen decarboxylase family protein, which codes for MSKFILEKKIDFEKHNEEVKKLWEEFKSENPSRVPVTFSMNSRMILLNSELNKWKYTWKDFFENPDVRWEVELNFQKWVRFNVCQDSFMGYPEKEWNGINVYYLNCDEAMYFGCPVVFPENDMPFILPILKEDKKKLYKMKLPDVFENPVYKIALEHYYYLEEKRKKIDFEGIPVGKTGIFGLGTDGPLTVACNLRGASEIMIDFYDDPQYIHDLLSFITDETIRRIKKVSEFLGISYPQQGWGFADDSIELLSTDMYKKFVMPYHQKLLNEFSKGGPNSIHICGRVQRHLKTLKEELNIKTFDLGFPVDFGKTREELGEDVLLIGNISPVLLKNGPVEKIREAVKNLCESGVMKGKKFILHDGNNCAPETPVLHFEVMYEAGKEFGRYY
- a CDS encoding glycosyltransferase, with the translated sequence MIKKSGITGLDRTKFPQLNKIKIAYVIGTLKVGGAEKQLYLLIKNLNKEKFEPFLIALRGGRMEEDFKKITNLYILNKRFKFDILILFNLINILRKEKPDILHTFMFTSNTWGRLAGILSGIPLIIASERSADLWKKWYHILIDKILLRFTDKIICNSEEVKKIYIQKIDGEKEKFEVIYNGIEIEKYEKLQEKIELKKNFGIKNEKIILTGGRLSFEKNLDTFLYIANDIKKEIKEVKFIIVGEGDEKENLFKLTEKLDLKKDVIFTGYREDLPDLIKISDIVVLISLWEGMPNLVIEGMLCKKPVICTEIGGGKEIIEDGKNGFLVNPKNKKEIKEKILLLLKNDMICKTIGEAGYNYAKKKFLLEKMVENYENLYLKFLKRGENEQIYS